TTAGAAGATTTTTGACAGTGTTagtgatttatgaaaaaaattcattttacatAGTGATTTGTGAAAGAAATTCGTTTTACATagctttttaaattattttcaggctaataattttttatttaaaccatcAATATGTCATGTTTATATCTAAGAAATTTCGTATTTTTTTGagttatgaaaaatttaataaaattaatagacgCTTGAGCTATCAAACTTAAATACTATCGACAATGTTCATAAGCTGTGGAAGGAAGTAATTTTTGAGAAGTTTTATATCTCTTTtcaagttgaatattttttaataaaccatTTCTGTCTTCTTTGTTGTTACAAAGTTTTGTAATGTTTCAGTTTgtatagaaatttataaaattcatggaaCAAAAGTTATACAGTGTAAACATGTGTTAGTTAGGTATAGAGTTATTCACTTGAGtatctttaaaatttgtgaAGTTAGTTTTAAATTGAGGTTTTTCAATAGAACTTAAGGATACTTTTAAGGGTTATTAATACAAGTTGAATTCATTGAATATGGTTAAGATCCGAGTAGGTTGTGCATAGTTGCTTAGAATGTATAAAAGTTTGTATAGATTTTTGCTTTTAATCGAggtaaatagaaaattattctttttgtatgcatataaatgttaaatgtttggaaatgatagtcaaatttgaaaaaattggttTTCGTAtgctatataatatttttataaatgttttttattaagcccaaaaatttatccaaaaattttgtttatataatataaatatttctttggtttatatataattgttttcatttaaatatatcgtaaattatatattagagatatttcatttgtttatacataatgacttttgtaagttataaaatatttttacacatgtttttgttttacctaaattttatttacttagacattgatttacaaatttattttagtagtaattgaaataaaattacttatggTAAAATTATGATCTGAAACTTTGTATATATGTGGTTTTAACTCATTGTCCATAGTGTCTGAATATATACTCTGAACTCTCAAGCTATAAATTTAGTCCAATTGGATTATCTATTCTATTGtgcatatttatgaaattttggctGGATCACCAGGATTACAAGTGACACgagtttaaaatatattttgacttaagtttaatatttgaaaaattctaaaataatctATCAGTTATACGTGATTTTATATGCTTAAACACCTCATTCTGTTTGACCTACTTTTGTTTgatcttcttttatttgattttctttatcaatattcaaattaaatatataatatttagctTCTACTTACCAAGTTGATGACTTACCCTCCGTTATTAATGTTTTTAGGTTGCAAAacttataagtaaaattatgatAGATTATATATCTAAAGTAGATAGTATCTTGACAAAAGGTCAAAGTATTGGACTAGGAATGTTACacttaaaataattgaaagatgAGAATGAACAAATAGTTCAATTTATGTCAAAAGCTTAGAATTTAACCCAACAGAATTACTCTACTATCAAAAAAGAGATTTTATCCATTATCTTATATATCTCAAAATTTCAAAGtgatttattaaatcaaaaatttcttttacaaattGATTGTATAGCTGCAAAAAATGTTTTACaaaaatatgttcaaaatattgcatcaaaacaaatttttgcACTATGACAAACAATTatgtgtgttttttattttgaaattgaatatatCAAAGGGGAAGCTAATTCCTTACCTGATTTTCTCACCAAGGTTTCTTTTTAAGGGAGGTAACACCATACCACCCAAAATTCCTCTACTAAAAAACAATCGTAAACATTTGATGCCCAAATTTTCCAAAACACCAAAATCTGGTTTGATATTATTTCccaagaagaagaataaaagcaaaaagacaTTGTCTCAACCAGCTCTTCTTTCAGCTccaaagataaaagaatttaagCTTGGATAGAATCTTTCTAACTACTCCAGAAATGACTTTGGCCATtgtaaaaaagagaaaaatactgaaggaaaaaaaaaatttagaacaatttttcaaaattatttttaaaaatctaaatattcttgaaaataatttttttaaagatatgaaATAAGCAATTAAAATTGCCTtgtcaaaaaacaaagaaattgaagtTGTTGTAACTCCTCTCAAAACCCTAAGACTcgaacaaaaatatttttcaaaagaaccATCAACAACTATCCTAATCCTAGAAGATGAATTTCAAAttgaagattcaaaatttttgatgaaaaattattttttagagggATTTCATTACATCCCAAGTGATTTAaggaaaacacaaaatttttttgaattcattttagtagactttgattcttgtgaatttaaacattattaaagcaaagaaaatcttaagtttTTAGCTCATTCATATCTACACATTATGAAAGTTTTCAGTCCTTCTAATTGGGataaaaatctttcaaaaccaaaaaattttcttaaatgtttGACCCTTCTGGTTATATATACTAGGATTACCAAACTACATGACTATATTCACTTCTTTGTCAAAATAATCAATTCAGATATTCTTGGATGATATATTTCAAAAGGAATacaatattcaaattttcatattggTTTATCCAATGGTAGAGGTTATTTGGCCTCAAAAGAAATTTTCTTAGAAACTATCTAAGaatcttataaaattttcaaatcaaatttcaaatgtcatAAAAAAGAAGCCTTTTTTCAACCAACTTTCATTTCTCCTATAGATTCCATCTCTCATTGATTCATTCATGGGATTATGAAATTGTTGGCTCAAGCACCCAAATTCCCcatttaagaagaaaattcaaagtcaaatggtgggaaaaaatatgattattccCATGTAACCAAAGAAAAAATCCAATCTTATTTGTCAAACACTCCTCAAATGACAAATGCAATCACCCTAAAAATTGCCAAGTTTCTACAAAGCAAATCAATGGTTTTATCTAAACTAGCTGGAACCCAATCAAAATAAGAACTTAaacttcatttgaaaaatttgttGTCCCAATTATAGGATGATGAAGAGTCAAACAACGAAAGTTCAAGTTCATCAGTCAGTTATGCCTAAAGCAATGAGAATGACTACtacaaaatcattttatattttcaaaatgattCAATCAAGGCAAACTACCTAAAAAGCCAATGGCTTAAGATGTTGGTGCATGCAATTGcacaaacaacatataaatttcaaaatcctGGCAGATTcccaaaattttaatgaatatttgGTGTTGCAATATTTCTGCAAAAATCCTTCGTCATTTGAACTCGTTCAAATAATACCCATTAGGTCAAAATCCTTTTCAGACTTACTCAAAGAATGTGACATCCATCTAGCTCACCAACAAGCGAAAGTAAGAGAGATAAGAGAAAAACACAAGATTCTCTGGACaaagttttgttaaaaaaaagaaaaacatgttTCATAAAGAATTGCAAAATGCAATTTAAGCATGTTTCTTACCAAAGTCACCAAAGTTAGTTGAGGAAATGAATGCTTCTACAAAGttacaaattttcaaagagTGTTTTGCTATACCAGGCTATTTTCAAAAgtagaatttgcaaaaatgaatATTTCTGACAAAATCATATATTCGCCTACAAAAGCTGAAGATCCTTGCAAAAGCCATGATTCTCACCTGTAAAAGTTCAATAATTCATGTAAAGAAATCAAAATCTATATTGACTATGTTTCTTCAATAgctcaaaattataatataaatgcaTGCATGTTCTCAGAAGAGAACCAAGTCTTTTGTGTTAGCTTTCCTctgatatcaataaaaattctctTAAAGTTTTCTCATCTAAATTTTGCGAAGACTTTGGATTAACAAGTagtaagtattaaaaatttcaatgtttcaatattattttcaatatctcAATTGCATTGcatcaatcattttcaaacaaattaattaatatttcttttatgtcaatcataatattgtttttttggtaagttGGGGAGATTGTTGGTATACAATGGAGTGAATAAAGACATCTTAGCAAGATGATAAAAAGAGTTAAGCCTAAAGGTGAATTCTACAATGTGTGTGTTTGGACTAATGGGGATTTTTCTCTCTCATAATCTCATTAGCATGTTCTGGATGAGGATTAATGTGTTCTCCATTCGGGAGAAGTCCTTATTGAAATCATTATTTACTAATAGAGTCTCTTTATTTGCAGGCTTAGtgctaataaaaaatgttaaaattcaaaCCATTTGTTGTATAGCAGAATGAGAAAGGGAACTATCTTTAGAATCCCATGTAGTTGGTTTGACTTTAGGTGGCCTAAATCTAACTTATGGTAACAATCACTTGAGTCTCTGATGGTGTTAAAGTTCTTTCCTTTTCTGATTGGAAAGGTGGAACCTAAAGCATCAAATAGACATGAATTCCTATCAAACAACAGATTTTACTTAGGTGGGGAGGGAGGCTTCTCTTTTGTAGAAGATGGGGATTAGTTGTCCATGTGGGCATTTACTTGCATGTGATTGTGTTCTTCACTTATAGAAGGATGGGATTGGTTGGGTTATGGGGGAATTGTTAGTATACAATGGAGTGAATAAAGACATCTTAGCAAGAAAGTAAAAAGACTTAAGCCTAAAGGTGAACTCTACAATGTGTGTTTGGACTAATAGAGGTGTTTCTTTCTCATAATCTGATTAGCATGTTAAGGATGAGGATTAATGTATTCTCCATCTGGGAGAAGTCCTTACTGAAATCATTATTTGTTATTAGGAGTCTCTCTTTATTTGCAGGTTTGTCTAGTTTGTTCAATAAGGGTGAGCATTGATAACATGCTGAAGCATTCCACTTGTTTAGTCTTTGGAAATAGCTTTGTAAAAGTATTTTTGCTGATGTTGTAATATTAATGATTTGCTGGAACCAAGTTGTTTACTTGTCTTAAAGTTATGCTTCCTCTATAGTCTgcaaatacacacacacacacacacacacacacacacacactgaTTTATGTTTCCAAATGGTTTTCTATGGTATGCAATGCAAATCATTCAAGACCAGTTAGATTTGTAGCCTTGGCATAAACATTTCAccttataaataacaaaaacagtAGCACCAACAAGGACATTAATATTGTGAGTTGGAAGAACAATAACTGCTTAAGAATCCCATGGCGTTTGAAATTAGATAGACTGATGCAActagtttttgttataacaATAACTGCTTTGTTAATGTAAATACAGACATTTCGAATGTGTTTTGGGGgattttttagaaaattggAAACCACAAGGAAAACAATTGATAAATTGTTGATTATTGTGAAGTTTCTTCAAGGAAAAGCAACTCATAAAGGGAAGTACCCTCAACCAGTTAACAACACAATAATAGCATTAGTCCAAGAGTTGCTGGCAGAGTTATGCATTTAGCAACTGAGTTAATTAGAAAGGGGAAGTATACGAGGTGGGGGGCTTGCTTGATTTCCTAATAATTCCGGTAAACTGAAGAGCAGCAGAAAGCCTGGTGGTCAATGGAACAATCTCAGCATCTTTCACATTCTTATTCTTAACTGCTTTGGTATTTAATCCAGGACAATGGAAAGCAGCAAGAAGCCTGGTGATCCTAGGAGGTGGAGCTGTTTCCAATGGCACAATCTCAACATCTTGCAAATACTCGTGCCTAATTGCATTGTTAATTGTGATTCTCTCATTTGGATCATATTTAAGCATCCCCTGGTTTAAACACAATGCTTAATATCAGTCAGTAATTTGGCAACAAAAACTTTCTTAATAACTTTTTAACATTTTGAGATTGCCAAGCTTTTAAGATAAATATTGTTCACCTCCCCAAAAGAAATACAGAGACTTACATAAAGAAGGTCAAAACCAGCTGGTTCAAGATCTGGAACAGTGTCCAACATTTTCTGAATAATCTTAAGATGAAAACAATATAAgccatataaattatatatactaggAAAGAAAACCATTCTCAGAGCTTAATTTTCTTACAGAAAGATTGTTTAGATGCCATGCAGGAGGATCAGTTGCCGTTTGCAATTCTCCTGTGAATCTTCATAAAAGAATCATCATGTCAGGATTACACTTAGAAAGCTGCACATAAATAGGTAGTTCCTCAATTCTAAAACAAACCTTCGAACGCCTAGCAATAGGTCCTCGCTACTGTTGTGAGGGAAAAGAGGCTTTCCAAGTAACATCTCACCAAATATACATCCCACAGCCCAGACATCTATTGGAGTTGAGTATTCCCTGGAGCAAAGCAGCAGCTCAGGTGCAGTGTAGAAAGAAAATGTCTCCTGCATGCACagttgaaataaaagaaaaaccatTGGTTCAGGACATCTGTTGCTGGTATTTTGTGAAACATATTAATTGTAAAGATAACGTTGTTGTAAATAAGGTAGCAGGGAAGAGGAATAGATAACATTTTTTTACCACAAATTCTATTAGCACGCATGCCTAACTATAATGCTAAGAAATAATCGTTTCCAAAAACCACTTAAAATATACGAGCTTCTTATGGGTACAATTTAAAGAAATGGAAATTCtcaataaaattctaaaagaaatgaaaacagAACAATAAAGTGCAAGCAAGAGATAAATTCCAATACATGGAAAGAAAATTCCTTAAGAGGAACATCAAATCCTCTGGACAGCCCAAAATCTGCAATTTTCACTATGTTGCGTTTGAGATCTATCAGAATATTCATTGGTCTTATATCTCGGTGGAGAACTTTATGTGCATGACAATGTGCTACACCAATAAGAATTTGCTTCACAATAGCCTGCAAAGGGACAGATGAAGAATGAAAATCATTTTTACCTTGCCCAGCATAAAATGAAGtttattttcagttttgtttttgcACGATAGATATGTCTTCACATTCTATGCCTAACACATAAATACAGTCTCATGTCTGGGAGAGATCCATGCAATGGGTGACCACAAGCTTTTTATATAACATGGGAAACATCAATTTAGTTCAAAGCATGTTCCATCCAAAGTTCAATATTAATACAATGTGtataaaaacaaagtaaatttGAAAGCATGTTTTCTAAAGTCATCTAAGCACTTACCACAAGCTTTTTAATAGAACTGGCTCTAAAGCTATACAATGCAACCATACTGAATCACATAATCAAACGAAAAGGTCTTGCTTACTTTTATCATGAAGGTGTTCATAGGAGTAGTTCGTTTGTTAATGAATGTATACAAATCAAGGTCTAGGTGCTCAAACACGAGATAAACATAATTCCCACTGGTCAATACATCCAGCAACCTGCAGTCAACATCCAAATGttattcttttatcaacatCCAAATCAATGATCTTGTAATCGCAGCAGCAGGCTTCGTTCAATCAAATAGGATTCTGCTCATTTCAGCTTACAATTAAGAAACTAAAACAGCATATATCAGTTCATTAATCAAGGAAAGAGGCACAGATTATTGATACTTCACACAAAAATCTAAAGAATGGGTGCAAAATACTACATTGTTGAATCAGGATACATCAACTATTGCTTACTGAACCCCGAACAATACTAAAACGGTGAAACTAAAACACAAGTACATTCCCAGTTATAGCCAATTACagtttcaaaaatccaaaaattagtGTTTGAAACTGCGTGTTTTGTATCTGAATTTCAATACTCTActgatgaaataaagaaaaataaattagaaatcaGAAATGCATAGGACTCTGCAACAAGACACTCAattgaataaaacaatatcaacagCAGAAGATgtcaaatcttaaaaatatcTGGCAAAAAAACTCTCAATCTTTCACTAAATTCCATGAACTATAATCTATGGAAAATCTTAAGAACTCAACAACAAAACCAAAAGGCCACAATGTTATTCAAAAACTCGCTTACACATTCAGAGGATAAATTAATTGATACCAAAAGATCATAATCCTAGTTAAAGAATGGTTCACCAACGATCAATCTTTCAATAAATTGCATAAACTTTAAACTACGGAAAGTCTACGACTAACCTAACAAATCACACTATATCTTCATTTTCACGAGTAGTAAAGATAAATTGTTTTCTTGAATGAATAAGTTAAAAATAGAGAGTAAGAAAGAAGAAATACCTGGTAATATTGACATGATCCAATTCCTTGAGAAGAGCGATTTCTCTGATTACTTGGCTTGGGACACCTTCAACTATATTGTTAATTGTTATCATCTTAATTGCAAAAGTTTCCTTTGTTTTCCGATGACGGCAACGGTACACCTCCCCGTAACCCCCTTCTCCGATCTTCTTAATTACCCTGTAATCCCATTCTTTTAACTTTTCCATTTAATCTGATCACCCACAACAACCACGCCACATTCACTAAAATCAAacctttattttgaataaattcattCATAAATTTCAAGAAGAAAGTAGAAAGAACTAAAGGAAACGAAATGCTAAAACAACTAATTAAAGATTTATATTCGAAGTAAAAACGTTAATTTTGCAGAGGGAAAGAAAGAGAGTACCCGAACTACAGTGAAGAAATTGCAAAGAATGTTTCAGATGAAAGGAGAAATTTTTACGTGGACAGGGTCCTGAAATATGCCAGAGTTGAATTCAAGAAAATGCGAAGAATGAAAGGAGAAATCTGTTATGGAGAGGGATAGATTGTGTTATTTATTGACTCCTGAATTTCCCGCCAAAGCGTTGGTATTTGTTTAAGAGTAATGCTGCCTGAactgaaatgttataaaatttacgtcaattaattcatcattcatttaTGGCTAAAGTTTCCCACCAAAGTACGATGTTTTTCTAGGTTTCCGTATCtttgaaaacttatatatagttaaaattaacaaattttttttattttttaaatcttaaaaaataataatttcttcttttaagttaaattttaaaaagtagtaatttttctctaatggattttttttttatttgacgACATCTTTGACGCTTCTCTGACGACATCTTCTTTCACTCCTTCACCATCTCTCTCTCTAGTCGACAGTCTTAAACCCAACCgaaagacaatattttgtccAAAAAAAGAGATATTAACTTCGTTGGAAAAGATGATGTTTCATCTTTCCTAACAAAGACAAATCTCTCATATTCGTTTTTTCGATGAAGATGGGAGCATTTTTTGATATCAATCGATATCATCCAAACTTTTAAATAAGAGAAACTTGGCTGCTAGAGCAAGAGGAGACGTCGGAAGATATTCTTGGCCAACGATATTGTAGGATTTGGCATCgaagatttgaaaattaaaccataaggggaaattgtcttttttcaaacttggcttaggaggaaactttgagtttttaagatttaggaaaagaaaaatgagattaaattttagtttatttttaatattatagattaaataataattttatttttaaaactgttaattttaattttctatttatagatgtttaagattttcaaaaataaaaaaaacttaaaaaaacctcatattttttattcgaataaGTTTTCTGgccttcatttatttattattattattatttaagtaatttaaattaaagttttagaatGGGAAAGTTCAGATCAGGTCTTTTTCTTGAAAGGCTTTACAAgtgtgttaatttatttattaattattattttatcaatttatttaatataatatcatataaaaatttatttttatttgaaaaaattcaaccgatataaatttttataccaATTGTTGCTTCGTTTGACTTTACCTttgttaattaaacaataatgcTATGACATTTATGTTACCAAATTTctgtacaaattttttattgactCTGATTTCCATACATCATCATTCAATAAAAATCTTTTTGCATCATCCGATTTTCAGAAATTTGCCATGACGTGTCAGGTGAGAACAGTTAGTGTTAGTTACAGCCTTACCAACTAGGGATAGAATTTTGTGTCTgagtatattaattttatctataataataatatattattatatatttagataattttaaattataaataaaataatatttaattatataatgataaattattatttgtatatataattttattatttaattaaaaaggttaattttttaataaaattatatgtataaataataaatattttatattaaataataataattataatataattaaaaataaaaaaatatttaattatgtaaagtattattatttatatataaaattatgattattatttatacatacagtATAAGTGTTTTTGGAATGTCATTATGAATGAGCATAAAAACTATTCTCCACTTGTATTTTACTTTAATGATTttccaaattgaaattttatgattgaattaGTTAAAACCCAAAAGTGCTCTTTCATAGTTAACTTTTTagtgttttacttttatatgtgTATTACGACTCTTATATGtcctttataaattaaaattgtctaatatagattaaattaaaaattaaaaagcctTATCCATCTAAATGCACTACTTGCCATTGACCACCTTCCTCGACATTCCCTTCTGAAAAGTAATTTGTATTATAACAACCACCTTACAAGAGAATTTTTTAGCTCACTTTACATCAAAACCTCTCACCAATTCCCTTCAAACCTTAGAATTTGTGATAAAAATCAAAGAGATCAAGAGCACAAGAAAAGAGCAAATCAAATCAAGGGAAAGGTAagacaacaaacaaaaataacaaaaaagaacaTCTTGACCAAGCTAGCAAGCCAAATATGTTCtcttttctttaaaattctccaattaaattatgaaaacattTGTGGGGGTGGTGGTATTGGGTTAAGTTATGGTGGTGTGTGGTAATCAATTTTTTGGAcaaattcaaagtttgaaagttCAACCTAAAAATAGGTATATTGGATTGAACTTGTCAATTGTTCAAAATCTTATTCAAGTTTGTGCTTGAACATAGGATGTTCAAGCTTGAAGCTCAAACAAGGCCAAAGTAAAATTCCCCCATTGCTAATTACTATTTTACTTTGACCATTTTCACCCTAACCCTATAATCACTTGTTTCACTTCAACACTGCTCCCCTAACCACCCTTCTTTTTCGTAGTCACATCATCATGTGACTACGTTGATTAGTGTTGGATTCTacttaaaaaatgagtttggTTCAAACGAGCTCTACTCAGCCTGTCAAGATTCACTTTAAGTCACTCAATTTAACTGGTCTCACGTGAAGTaatcaaaagatatttttaagGTAACTGATCTTGCTTGTTTTCATATATTAGTCTTTTGTATAACATTTGATTAAAGTATTACTTCAAGTCAATTAATTTGATTGGAATTTGAACGTCAAACTATTATAATAGATGTTCTAGAGCTAATTGTTTTGGCTAAATAAACAATTCTTGTATCTTGTTTGTGTAGGTTTTTAGGGTGTTGATAACTTGTAGTGCGgcgaaatttaaaaatttaaaaatcatagaAGCCTGAAAACCCTGACTAAGATAccagttttaaatatacatttataaacaTGCAAAAATACTCATAgggttttttaagtttatacttATGTTGATGGCTCTTTCAACATTCATGTGGCAAGAGAAAGAACGTTATCCAACCCTCATGAGGCGACGACTTAGTATCAATGCAAAGCATTAACATGACAGAGGAAATCCAAACAAAGAGGCTGTTAAGGCTCTTAACTAGACTCATTGTTAATAGCCTTTTTGTTCAGGCAAAAGGTGAGAAAGAATGAGTGAGCAACTTCACTCATTTTCTGGTCTCCATTAATACAcgaataattatatcttatatatatgtgtgtaggTGTTCGagttttattagaattttaagcaTGCAAGACATTATTCAACACATACATGCATGGCTAGCATTTAAACATGCATAACTAACATGTTTCAAGCATTGCAAGGGTGGACATTCTTTTATCCAACCATGcatgtctttatttatttattttcttttttatggtgCCAATTGTGCCATGCATTTGCATGGCTAACACATTAAAGTGCATGGTTGTGCGTTTTTATAAAGGCATAGTCAAACTAGTCCTTTCAACCTGTTATGCAAACCCAGTCCATTAGTagtctttctctctttcctaaatataaatattatcaacaaacaatccacttttctgagtttgattcaactcttATATGCTTGTGACCAATAAGCTTTCTATCAATTAATAGTATTCAAATTCAGAGCCAATCTAGACATAGGCCAAGATTGACCTCCAACAAAATATCATGGTCACCCGGATGACAGAGTGTTAGCgaacatcttttaagcttttacaacatcatagttacgtgtaattcaaaattttcattaactaatatctctcaaggcATAGACATAGAAATATGTCTATCTTAGTGATTCTTTGGTATGAACTaatatacatcaatgactaacacgGATTAGACTACAACTTTATCCCACTATGGTCATAGATTCAAGCTGTCATAGATGTCATTaaatattctcatatgagatatctttccCTGTATTcaggagtgacaaatcctttatcgaTTAACCATAGCCTctatatatctcatgatatagcCAATTACTACGTTTATAGTTACCTCAATTACAATAGTACATTAGATAGCgtcaaaccatactaatcctTACATGAGATAATT
This sequence is a window from Mangifera indica cultivar Alphonso chromosome 5, CATAS_Mindica_2.1, whole genome shotgun sequence. Protein-coding genes within it:
- the LOC123217497 gene encoding cyclin-dependent kinase A-1-like isoform X1 is translated as MEKLKEWDYRVIKKIGEGGYGEVYRCRHRKTKETFAIKMITINNIVEGVPSQVIREIALLKELDHVNITRLLDVLTSGNYVYLVFEHLDLDLYTFINKRTTPMNTFMIKAIVKQILIGVAHCHAHKVLHRDIRPMNILIDLKRNIVKIADFGLSRGFDVPLKEFSFHETFSFYTAPELLLCSREYSTPIDVWAVGCIFGEMLLGKPLFPHNSSEDLLLGVRRFTGELQTATDPPAWHLNNLSIIQKMLDTVPDLEPAGFDLLYGMLKYDPNERITINNAIRHEYLQDVEIVPLETAPPPRITRLLAAFHCPGLNTKAVKNKNVKDAEIVPLTTRLSAALQFTGIIRKSSKPPTSYTSPF
- the LOC123217497 gene encoding cyclin-dependent kinase A-1-like isoform X2, whose protein sequence is MEKLKEWDYRVIKKIGEGGYGEVYRCRHRKTKETFAIKMITINNIVEGVPSQVIREIALLKELDHVNITRLLDVLTSGNYVYLVFEHLDLDLYTFINKRTTPMNTFMIKAIVKQILIGVAHCHAHKVLHRDIRPMNILIDLKRNIVKIADFGLSRGFDVPLKEFSFHETFSFYTAPELLLCSREYSTPIDVWAVGCIFGEMLLGKPLFPHNSSEDLLLGVRRFTGELQTATDPPAWHLNNLSKMLDTVPDLEPAGFDLLYGMLKYDPNERITINNAIRHEYLQDVEIVPLETAPPPRITRLLAAFHCPGLNTKAVKNKNVKDAEIVPLTTRLSAALQFTGIIRKSSKPPTSYTSPF
- the LOC123217497 gene encoding cell division control protein 2 homolog 2-like isoform X3, with amino-acid sequence MEKLKEWDYRVIKKIGEGGYGEVYRCRHRKTKETFAIKMITINNIVEGVPSQVIREIALLKELDHVNITRLLDVLTSGNYVYLVFEHLDLDLYTFINKRTTPMNTFMIKETFSFYTAPELLLCSREYSTPIDVWAVGCIFGEMLLGKPLFPHNSSEDLLLGVRRFTGELQTATDPPAWHLNNLSIIQKMLDTVPDLEPAGFDLLYGMLKYDPNERITINNAIRHEYLQDVEIVPLETAPPPRITRLLAAFHCPGLNTKAVKNKNVKDAEIVPLTTRLSAALQFTGIIRKSSKPPTSYTSPF